GTTGCCTCGTTTtgctcatcctcatcctcactCTCTACCAGTTCTGCTTTCAGTTCTGCTTTGGTAACTGTATATGGCCAAGGTTTTTGACAACCAGGACAAACCTTTTCGACCTGaaaatgatacatatgaatagttTTTATCAAACACGAATAGCCTGATTAAAAAAACAAGGCCACCTGAAGATTGATGTATTACCGTTCTTTGAGAAAACTTCTTAACGAGACAATACTTGTGAATTCGGATGGAACAACCTTCATTTGGGCACAAATCCGCCTATTAGAAAAGTAGCACCCAAATACGTAAGGATTGGTGAATTTTCAGTGCTAAAAGGAAAACTTGAACAGATGCAAACTCTTCAGTTCTGACATATAGTTTATAGGAAGAGAAGCTTTTTTCAAGATAACTTCTTTTGGAAAAGAGAGTTAAAACTTAAAAAGGGAGAAAATTTAATCCACAAAAACGAAACAGTTAAGAAATAAGGAAGTAAAAACCTAAGGTACAGAAATAGCCTACCTTCACCCCAGCCTCATTGCAAACCTCACATGAAGGGACCTCATTAAGGTGGAACCAACTTTTGAGATCAAGGAATGATCGAATTCCAAGTCCAATATTACCATCTAGCTTGGTGAGCCATCCATCCTGAACAAACTCCTCAAGAGCCTTTTCTTTTTGAGACATTGAGAAATTCCTCAGTGCAGCAGGCACATCCTGGAACTGTGATTCTGACTGTGATTGTGAACCACTAGGGATCTGTAACTTAGCCATAACAATTGTCATCCACCAGAATAAGTACAATCTAAGAGTAGGACTAGCACAACAAAGACGCCACCACATACTCTACTACGTTCAAGTTGACTAAGCAAAAGGAGAATTAGAGAGTACAGACAGAAGCAGCTAGCAAGAAACATCAGACTGGAAGTATATGAAACGCCAGCAGAAGGTATCACTGATATGAAGCTAGAGTTCAATAATTACCAACAAGTCTAAATAAAACAAGTTGACACCGTCCCACTCCCATGAACAAATTTAAGCTAGTAAATGATAACTATTTCATCTTTAAGGCCGAGGATCACAGGTACTTAACAGATTCAGCAGTCGATACAAACATCCACACCCTGTAGCCCTGGATCCCAGATGTCATGGTCCATCTACCTGTACCATATCTCTTTCATAGTATTATCCCTTTGGGCCGTAAGATCCCCATTCCACTCTTAagaaaagggggggggggggggggggtggaggGGCCATCATAATTGACTGGAAATGTATTGTAAATCAATAGGACAAAACATCAAAGGACGAGGAGCACGTATAGTTAATAACGAACTAGATTCCCAAAATTTGAAAACTGGTATCTGCAGAGAGAAGTTGACAAACCTGACTGTCCAATTTTATATGGAGGGCATCAATATTAGTGATGCAACCCTGGCCTGCAGCATCTTGTGCAATTGCTTCTATCTGTCATTAGACATTAAAAGCAAAAGTcagcaaatcaacaaaaattctagGAGTAATCACTCAGTTTACACTTTCCACTTTCCATCATACATTTCATGACAACCAAACAAAGCTAGTTTTGTCTAGCACAGATTAGCCAATTTCAAAACCACACCACCCACATGATGTCTTACATACTACTCAGAACAGCAAACCCCAAATAACCAACAAATTTCCAACTTAGAACCATTAATTTTGCGTTCAACCTATCATGAATAAACACATTGTAACATGAAATTCACACAAAGAGACTACCCCCTCTCATTCCCAAGCATAAGAGCATGTACATTGGGGCTCTCCAAGTAGCTTTCCAACAAGAACTATCTCTTGACCAACATTGAGGCTCTTGAGTGGTTCTTGATGGGCTCTTGAGTGATTCTTGAGGGGCTCTTGAGTAGCTCTTTATGGAGAGCTACTTCAAAGTAGCTCTTGCCCAAGTGGATAGTGGGGAGTAACTTTGAAAAGTGGATAGTGACTTTGGTTAAAAAGACAATTTAATTATGGACCACCAATGGTAAAAAGAGATTGGAGAGCTCACTTGAGAAACCAACCAatgttggttgtttttaggaatGAATTCTTGAGTGTATCATGTAGAGAGATAGTGGTAGAGAGAGAGTGGAGAGTCCTCCAAGAGCTCTTTTGAAGAGTTAACCAATTTACATGCTCCAAGGCACCCACACTTTTGGACATCATAAAAACAGTACCATTAGATTTGGTTTAAAAGCTACTCTCACATTTTTCCATCCATTGATTTAACCACTTAACTTATTTAAGTCACTTAACATACAATGTACTATACCTAAGTCAATTGAATATGGTACAATAAACATTGCCCTAAAACTTAAGCATAACCTTCAGCGACAACTAACCCTCCTCCGCCCCACCCCCACCTTTAAACACAGCAGACAAAATATGTGAATAAAGCAATTCAGTAATTCAATTAGTCTCCAATAAACCAAAAATCCGGCAAAAACAAACATATTCATTAAATTGAAGAAAAAACTGAAATTCACAGGGAGATGTGGCTTACAATTCCCTTATAAAAGGCAATTTGAGGAACTGAGTACTTAGAGCCAAGCTTGGATTGTTCGTCAGCGACATTGTTGACGACGCCATAATAAACTTTGCCATCATACTGATTTGTACACGCTCGCAACTCAAATTGAACAAAGGAAAGCTCTTTGTTTATCTTCAATAAATAATCATTAAACAATTTGTCATTAACACCTGAAGAAAACggttacaattacaaattcagAGGCGTTAGGGTTCACAATACTaattttataactcaaattttaagAAACAGAATTAAAAGAAGGAGAAAGAAGATCGAAACCTGGTTTCCTTCCGGTAACTTTCTCGTACATTTTGTTGAACTCATCGGCCTTAAGAGGGCCGCGAGAGAGTAGAGACTGAATTAGAGTGTGGTGCTTCCAGCTTAATTCCGGCATTTTGAATACGATTTCTTATCCCCAAGACCTAATTGGCGACAAGAAGTATAATTGGAGGGTGGAAATTTGCAAAGGGGGAAATCAATTGTGaggagagaaaccctaatttgagCTCCCTTTGTTTATTTTGGCTTTCTGAAAATTTCTTTTTCGCGCCAATCACCTATACTGCTAATCTGCTATACAACTGTAGCAGTGTAGTTGTTGTTTTGcccgtaaaaaaaataaaataaataaaataaaaactgtAGTTGTTTCATTTCGTACTCCCTCCGTGATTCAATagttacacttttttttttacattgttttaaatttatcatttgtgatttatacgtaaggAAATAATAACACTCTATAGTCGTTTGTGATCTTGTTTGATCTGTTTTAATATAGTTCATAATTTTTAGAGATATTAGAGTAATATTCAATCCATCAAATATTTACATCGACATACGTGTAAAAGTTAAGTGTAAGTAGTGTGTAACCATTAAATTGAAATGGAGAGAGAGAAGGCAGTAACTTTGCAAGTCAGTAAGGGCGTTAGCAATAAGGGTTTGTGGGGTAGTTTGTTAACAAACTTTGCTATTGTTGGATGAGGTTACAAATAAAGAGGTTTGTTTGAGGTTTGTAAAAACAAACCTCATACAAACCTCAAATGGAATAGTTGATGCACGGGAGTAGTTGACACATGGCAAAGTGTTAAGGATAACGTAGTTATCCTAGAGGATAGAATATCATATGagatagagttatgttatatgaTATGAGATAGAAGTCTATAGGACTTAATAATCCTACGAAGTGTAGGACATCTAGTTTGTAGGACTTTTAAGTCCTATAGATTTCTATCTCATAtcatataacataactctatctCATATGATATTCTATCCTCTAAATCCAAAGGCTTTGTGGAGGATTTGCAAAAGATGGTCCCCTAGACAAACTTTTGTTTATTATTGGTGAAAGGTTTGTAGAGGTTTGTTCTATTGCTCATGCCCTAATGTAAGCAAAGGATTGTTGGTTAGAGTTAGGAATGGAAATTCATGCGAGGGTGGTATGAATTTGTAATATGGACcaaccaattttattttttttagaattGATTATATTTTATACCCCGTATTTGCTTTTTGATATGAATGATGTTTTGGTCTAATGGTTTAGATTGAAGACTTGCATATGGTAGTTTATTTTTTAGAATCATCCTTCGATCCCCAACTGTAATTTGTATTACCCCAGGGCGTTGTGGCTCATACGAAAAACGAAAAATCTGTCTTTTTAGGTTGAACGCGGAGAATATAATTATATTTATACCATGCTGGAGAAGTAAGACATTATGAAATTGATCAACGTATGATCAATATAATATTAGTGGTCGAAAatacaaattaaaatcaaaatactAGCTAGCTTAGCAAGACATAATACAGTACGGTCAATATTAGTAAATCGTAAATACAACATCAAAACACTAGTTAGACATAAGAAAGTACGTAAGGGTTAAGACTTAAGACAAAATCTATCGTTGTAGTCAGGTAAATTAATAGGCATGTATGTGGTTAGACTTTCTTCCGCTGTGAACTTATGATTAGACTAATATTGAAATTTATCGTACAAAGTACAATAATACAAAGTACAATGTAGGAGGAGTAAATAAAAATTAGGGAGCAGGAGTAGAACATATTTACCTGAAAATCCAGACTCGTACGTTAGAGGAAATGAGCTTTTGGATGAGTGGTAAAACAGTTGTGGGGCTATCTTACCAATCAAATATACTGAACATTTGAATGTGTCATGTCAAGCAACTTTCATAAAGAACCTAATTACTAATGTTTCCAATAAATAATATTTGAAGTAGCATACTCCATACGTCTCATTTTACTTGCTCTACCATCTTAGCTAGCTAGCTACAATatctattactccgtatatattttCATACAAAATGTaatatttcaaaaataaataattataaattaaagaaaaatgaacgccaataaaataaagggaataaataactttataaatgtataattttccccttcccttccaATCTTTAgcttgaaaaacaaaaaaacttgaGGTAATGGAATGTACGTAATTATGGATACGGAAGATAAAGAGCATTGACGAAGGTataataatcaactaatcaCGAAGAAGATGATTCAAGTTTGTTTTGATGTTTGGATATTGGGTTTCAG
This sequence is a window from Spinacia oleracea cultivar Varoflay chromosome 1, BTI_SOV_V1, whole genome shotgun sequence. Protein-coding genes within it:
- the LOC110794582 gene encoding uncharacterized protein gives rise to the protein MPELSWKHHTLIQSLLSRGPLKADEFNKMYEKVTGRKPGVNDKLFNDYLLKINKELSFVQFELRACTNQYDGKVYYGVVNNVADEQSKLGSKYSVPQIAFYKGIIEAIAQDAAGQGCITNIDALHIKLDSQIPSGSQSQSESQFQDVPAALRNFSMSQKEKALEEFVQDGWLTKLDGNIGLGIRSFLDLKSWFHLNEVPSCEVCNEAGVKADLCPNEGCSIRIHKYCLVKKFSQRTVEKVCPGCQKPWPYTVTKAELKAELVESEDEDEQNEATEGQPSNGSQRKRRRNSQFQTQTQTQDSANGVSSKTTRLRRSSRIG